A genomic region of Pontibaca methylaminivorans contains the following coding sequences:
- the cueR gene encoding Cu(I)-responsive transcriptional regulator: MNIGDVAARAGLPAKTIRYYEEINLVTPGRGANGYRRFSETDLHKLIFLRRARSLGFAIEDCRELLALHDDRRRASADVKAIAENHLARIEEKLAELESMRATLRGLVKECAGDERPDCPILAGLANAAATA; the protein is encoded by the coding sequence ATGAACATCGGTGATGTGGCCGCACGGGCCGGCCTGCCGGCCAAGACGATCCGCTACTATGAGGAGATCAACCTCGTCACACCCGGGCGCGGCGCGAACGGCTATCGCCGCTTTTCCGAAACCGACCTGCACAAGCTGATCTTTCTGCGCCGGGCGCGCTCGCTCGGTTTTGCGATCGAGGATTGCCGCGAACTGCTTGCGCTCCATGACGACCGCCGCCGCGCCAGCGCCGATGTGAAGGCGATCGCGGAAAACCATCTGGCGCGGATCGAGGAAAAGCTTGCCGAGCTTGAATCCATGCGCGCGACCCTGCGCGGGCTGGTGAAGGAATGCGCGGGCGACGAGCGGCCGGACTGCCCGATCCTCGCCGGGCTCGCCAATGCAGCGGCGACCGCCTGA
- a CDS encoding M16 family metallopeptidase, with translation MLRVIVSLAVLLVWGQAALAAEATKEAVTAFRLENGLQLVVIEDHRAPVVQQMVWYRAGSGDEPPGSSGIAHFLEHLMFKATDSLEAGEFSQIVAANGGQDNAFTSYDYTAYFQRVAADRLGTMMEMEADRMENLRLTEDVVRTERDVILEERNQRIDNNPGALFNEQMRAVQYYNSPYKRPVIGWRHEMQTLDLSDALDFYRLHYAPNNAIVVVAGDVEPDAVRVLAEETYGQIPANPDLRPRDRPQEPPQLAARRLTLRDARVAQPYLSRSYLAPPRAGGAQEHAAALTLLAEILGGGTTSYLAEKLEFDAPVAVHTAAYYSGLALGRAGFDLVVVPGADVGLEEAEAALDAALADFLEQGVDPEQLERIKFQWRAAQIYARDNIEGLANRYGSALATGLALEDVEDWPEVIQGVSGDDIMEAARDLLRPETSVTGWLMRSEEDAQ, from the coding sequence ATGTTGCGCGTCATCGTCTCGCTTGCCGTGCTGCTTGTCTGGGGTCAGGCCGCGCTTGCCGCCGAGGCGACGAAAGAGGCGGTGACCGCCTTTCGCCTGGAGAACGGCCTGCAACTGGTCGTGATCGAGGACCACCGCGCGCCGGTGGTGCAGCAGATGGTCTGGTATCGCGCCGGTTCGGGGGACGAGCCGCCGGGAAGCTCGGGGATCGCCCATTTTCTCGAACACCTCATGTTCAAGGCGACGGACAGCCTTGAAGCGGGCGAGTTCTCGCAGATCGTGGCGGCGAACGGGGGGCAGGACAATGCCTTCACGAGCTATGACTACACCGCCTATTTCCAGCGCGTCGCGGCGGACCGGCTCGGCACCATGATGGAGATGGAGGCCGACCGGATGGAGAACCTGCGCCTCACCGAGGACGTGGTCAGAACCGAGCGCGACGTGATCCTTGAAGAACGCAACCAGCGCATCGACAACAATCCCGGCGCGCTGTTCAACGAACAGATGCGCGCGGTCCAGTATTACAACAGCCCCTACAAGCGCCCGGTGATCGGCTGGCGCCACGAGATGCAGACGCTCGACCTGTCCGACGCGCTCGATTTCTACCGGCTGCATTATGCGCCGAACAATGCGATCGTGGTCGTCGCGGGCGATGTCGAACCCGACGCCGTGCGGGTCTTGGCCGAAGAAACCTACGGGCAGATCCCGGCAAACCCCGATCTGCGCCCGCGCGACCGCCCGCAGGAGCCGCCGCAACTGGCGGCACGGCGCCTGACCCTGCGCGATGCGCGGGTCGCGCAGCCCTATCTGAGCCGCTCCTACCTTGCCCCGCCGCGGGCAGGCGGCGCGCAGGAACACGCCGCCGCGCTCACCCTCCTGGCCGAGATCCTTGGCGGCGGCACGACGTCATACCTTGCCGAAAAGCTTGAATTCGATGCCCCTGTCGCGGTCCATACCGCGGCCTATTACAGCGGGCTGGCGCTTGGCCGGGCGGGGTTCGACCTCGTGGTGGTGCCGGGGGCGGATGTCGGGCTTGAAGAGGCGGAAGCGGCGCTTGACGCGGCGCTTGCGGATTTCCTCGAACAGGGGGTCGATCCCGAACAGCTTGAGCGGATCAAGTTCCAGTGGCGCGCGGCGCAGATCTATGCCCGCGACAATATCGAGGGGCTGGCGAACCGGTACGGCAGCGCGCTTGCCACGGGGCTTGCGCTCGAGGACGTGGAGGACTGGCCGGAGGTAATCCAGGGCGTGAGCGGCGATGACATCATGGAGGCGGCGCGTGACCTGCTGCGGCCGGAAACCTCGGTCACCGGCTGGCTCATGCGCAGCGAGGAGGACGCGCAATGA
- the trxC gene encoding thioredoxin TrxC, translated as MKAATTIVCSECAAVNRVSAGRDLKPARCGRCKAPLFRGRPAEADARMFERQVSRSTLPVLVDIWAPWCGPCRIMAPAFADAAAELEPRVRLIKLNSDEHGELAARLGIRGIPALLLFRDGRELARLSGAMGTAQIVAWVEGQLASAG; from the coding sequence ATGAAAGCTGCGACCACCATCGTCTGTTCCGAATGTGCCGCAGTCAACCGCGTCTCTGCCGGGCGCGACTTGAAACCGGCGCGCTGCGGCCGTTGCAAGGCGCCGCTGTTCCGTGGCCGGCCGGCCGAGGCCGATGCCCGGATGTTCGAGCGTCAGGTCAGCCGCAGCACGCTGCCGGTGCTGGTCGATATCTGGGCACCCTGGTGCGGCCCCTGCCGGATAATGGCGCCGGCCTTTGCGGATGCGGCCGCCGAACTGGAGCCGCGGGTGCGGCTGATCAAGCTGAACTCCGACGAACACGGCGAGCTTGCGGCGCGGCTCGGCATTCGCGGGATCCCGGCGCTGCTGCTGTTCCGGGACGGGCGGGAACTGGCGCGGCTTTCGGGTGCCATGGGCACGGCGCAGATCGTCGCCTGGGTCGAGGGACAGCTCGCATCCGCAGGGTGA
- a CDS encoding DUF3035 domain-containing protein — MAMRRPLGAIILTTVLGAGGLVTGACSDGNLRDLRSSSEGPEEFAVMPVKPLVMPQNLSALPPPAPGQPNLADTNPVGEAVDSLGGSSGALNPTGPVPASDAALVARASRYGVPEGIRATLAAEDEAFRRQQARWSGFRLFPVDRYEQAYRNQALDPFSVTRQARAGGLATPSSPPEKKQTRK, encoded by the coding sequence ATGGCCATGCGGAGGCCGCTGGGCGCGATCATCTTGACGACGGTTCTCGGGGCCGGGGGTCTCGTGACGGGCGCATGTTCGGACGGGAACCTGCGCGACCTGCGCAGCAGTTCCGAGGGCCCCGAAGAGTTCGCCGTGATGCCGGTGAAACCGCTTGTCATGCCGCAGAACCTGTCCGCACTGCCGCCGCCCGCGCCGGGCCAGCCGAACCTTGCCGATACGAACCCGGTCGGAGAGGCGGTCGATTCGCTCGGCGGCAGTTCCGGTGCGCTCAACCCCACGGGGCCGGTTCCGGCCTCGGATGCGGCGCTGGTCGCACGGGCCAGCCGCTATGGCGTGCCCGAGGGCATCCGCGCGACGCTTGCCGCCGAGGACGAGGCATTCCGCCGCCAGCAGGCCCGCTGGTCGGGCTTCCGCCTCTTCCCGGTGGATCGCTACGAACAGGCCTACAGGAACCAGGCGCTCGACCCGTTCAGCGTGACGCGGCAGGCCCGCGCCGGCGGACTGGCGACGCCTTCTTCTCCGCCCGAGAAGAAGCAGACGCGAAAATAA
- a CDS encoding bactofilin family protein — protein sequence MAQIAMADPKQAGDSSTAPAGGRSALCRGSRITGDLEFPGLVEVLGQIRGTIIAESIMVGESGETEGALTARSIAVRGRVKGDLAGDSVTLHTGARVSGTISYRTLVIESGAEVEARVKRRG from the coding sequence ATGGCACAGATTGCGATGGCCGATCCGAAACAGGCCGGCGACAGCAGCACCGCACCGGCCGGCGGCCGCTCGGCGCTTTGCCGGGGCTCGAGGATCACCGGCGATCTCGAGTTTCCGGGGCTGGTCGAGGTGCTCGGACAGATCCGTGGAACCATCATCGCGGAGTCGATCATGGTCGGCGAAAGCGGCGAGACGGAGGGCGCGCTCACGGCCCGCTCCATCGCGGTGCGCGGCCGGGTCAAGGGCGACCTTGCCGGCGATTCGGTGACGCTGCACACCGGGGCACGGGTCAGCGGAACGATCAGCTATCGCACGCTCGTCATCGAATCGGGGGCCGAGGTCGAGGCCCGGGTCAAACGGCGCGGTTGA
- the lspA gene encoding signal peptidase II, with translation MLVIFLAALGALIADQASKYLVVHMMGLSQIGSMDILPPVLNFRYGENRGINFGLLDSDAELARWLLIGFSVVISVAVVWWLRHRRHGIMMRISAGLLVGGALGNVADRLLYGYVLDFLNMSCCGIANPFVFNLADVFIFAGALGLILFDGGKGRKKAA, from the coding sequence ATGCTCGTGATTTTCCTTGCCGCGCTTGGTGCGCTCATCGCCGATCAGGCAAGCAAATACTTGGTCGTGCACATGATGGGGCTGTCGCAGATCGGCTCCATGGATATTCTGCCGCCGGTGCTGAATTTCCGCTACGGCGAGAACCGGGGCATCAATTTCGGCCTGCTCGACAGCGATGCGGAACTGGCGCGCTGGCTTCTGATCGGGTTTTCAGTCGTGATCTCGGTCGCGGTGGTCTGGTGGCTGCGGCATCGCCGGCACGGGATAATGATGCGGATCTCGGCCGGACTTCTGGTCGGAGGGGCGCTCGGCAATGTGGCGGACCGGCTGCTTTACGGCTATGTGCTCGACTTTCTGAACATGTCCTGCTGCGGCATCGCCAACCCTTTCGTGTTCAATCTTGCCGATGTGTTCATCTTTGCCGGGGCGCTTGGCCTGATCCTGTTCGACGGCGGAAAAGGGCGGAAAAAGGCCGCGTGA
- a CDS encoding heavy metal translocating P-type ATPase — translation MANATNGTSLVVRIDGLSCGSCAARAQKALAAIPAVQAADVNLANERGTIRFDGAADARAVREALDAAGYPARTSTATLDVEGMSCASCVGRVEKALRTLPDVIDANVNLATQTVRVTWLEGEHSIRDLAHAVSDAGYPATPQEPDAPREDPQERRSTEARTLARRVLLAAALALPVFVLEMGGHMVPGFHDWIAATIGMQTSWLIQFALTTVILLGPGRQFYATGIPALLHGRPDMNSLVALGTAAAYGFSVVATFLPALLPEGSLAVYYEPAAVIVVLILVGRWLEARAKGRTGAAIHRLLSLQARTAMILRDGELVEIPIEDVRQGDIILVRPGERIPVDGAVTEGESHVDESMITGEPLPVRKTPGDDVVGGTVNAAGSFRFRATRVGADTTLSQIIAMVEEAQAARLPIQGLVDRITLWFVPAVMAAAVVTVLVWLLIGPAPVLSHALVAGVAVLIIACPCAMGLATPTSIMVGTGRAAELGVLFRKGDALQSLQGIDVVAFDKTGTLTEGRPELTDIELAPGQDENDVLRIAAAAESASEHPIAQTILRAARTRGLDLPEVSGFAALAGHGLRASIEDQAVLIGTERLMSGEGVALGGLDASAARLGAAGKSPLYVAIGGQAVAALAVSDPLKPTTRAAIAALHEQGRRVAMITGDNRATAEAIAAEVGIDHVVAEVLPEGKVAALDSLRGGGRRVAFVGDGINDAPALAHADIGLAIGTGTDVAIEAADVVLMSGDLRGVVNAFDISARTMRNIRQNLFWAFAYNTALIPVAAGVLYPVAGLMLSPVLAAGAMALSSVFVLGNALRLRRVAAPLPEQGSGGGGHPVPQPAPAE, via the coding sequence ATGGCGAATGCGACGAACGGAACCAGCCTCGTGGTGCGGATTGACGGGCTCTCCTGCGGCTCCTGCGCGGCGCGGGCGCAGAAGGCGCTTGCCGCGATTCCCGCGGTGCAGGCGGCTGACGTGAACCTTGCGAACGAACGGGGCACGATCCGCTTTGACGGCGCGGCTGATGCGCGGGCGGTGCGCGAGGCGCTCGACGCCGCCGGCTATCCCGCCCGCACCAGCACCGCGACGCTCGACGTAGAGGGCATGAGTTGCGCTTCCTGCGTGGGGCGGGTCGAAAAGGCGCTGCGCACCCTGCCCGACGTGATCGACGCCAATGTGAATCTCGCAACCCAGACCGTGCGCGTGACCTGGCTCGAGGGGGAACACTCGATCCGCGACCTTGCCCATGCGGTGAGCGACGCCGGCTATCCCGCGACGCCGCAGGAGCCCGACGCGCCGCGCGAGGATCCGCAGGAGCGCCGGAGCACCGAGGCCCGCACCCTTGCGCGGCGCGTGCTGCTCGCGGCGGCGCTTGCCCTGCCGGTGTTCGTGCTCGAGATGGGCGGCCACATGGTGCCGGGGTTCCACGACTGGATCGCGGCCACCATCGGCATGCAGACAAGCTGGCTGATCCAGTTCGCCCTGACCACGGTCATCCTTCTGGGACCGGGGCGGCAGTTCTATGCCACCGGCATCCCTGCCCTGCTGCACGGCCGGCCGGACATGAACAGCCTGGTCGCGCTCGGCACGGCGGCGGCCTACGGATTCTCCGTGGTCGCGACCTTCCTGCCCGCGCTCCTGCCCGAGGGCAGCCTTGCGGTCTATTACGAACCGGCCGCGGTGATCGTCGTGCTGATCCTGGTCGGGCGCTGGCTGGAGGCCCGCGCCAAGGGACGCACGGGCGCCGCGATACACAGGCTCCTGAGCCTGCAGGCGCGCACGGCCATGATCCTGCGCGACGGCGAACTGGTGGAAATCCCGATCGAAGATGTGCGGCAGGGCGATATCATCCTCGTGCGCCCGGGCGAGCGCATTCCCGTCGACGGCGCCGTGACCGAGGGCGAAAGCCACGTGGACGAAAGCATGATCACCGGCGAGCCCCTGCCGGTGCGCAAGACCCCGGGCGATGATGTCGTCGGCGGCACCGTCAACGCTGCGGGCAGTTTCCGCTTCCGCGCGACGCGTGTCGGCGCCGACACGACGCTTTCGCAGATCATCGCCATGGTCGAAGAGGCGCAGGCCGCGCGCCTGCCGATTCAGGGGCTCGTCGATCGCATCACGCTCTGGTTCGTGCCGGCGGTGATGGCGGCGGCGGTGGTCACGGTGCTGGTGTGGCTGCTGATCGGCCCGGCGCCGGTGCTGTCGCATGCGCTGGTCGCGGGGGTCGCGGTGCTCATCATCGCCTGCCCCTGCGCCATGGGGCTCGCGACGCCGACCTCGATCATGGTCGGCACCGGGCGCGCGGCGGAACTCGGCGTGCTGTTCCGCAAGGGCGATGCGCTGCAGTCGCTGCAGGGAATCGACGTGGTGGCCTTCGACAAGACCGGCACCCTGACCGAGGGGCGCCCGGAACTCACCGATATCGAACTGGCCCCCGGCCAGGACGAAAACGACGTGCTGCGCATCGCGGCAGCGGCCGAATCGGCCTCTGAACACCCGATCGCCCAGACCATCCTGCGCGCGGCGCGGACACGCGGGCTGGACCTGCCGGAGGTGTCCGGCTTCGCCGCGCTGGCGGGCCACGGGCTGCGCGCAAGTATCGAGGATCAGGCGGTTTTAATCGGCACCGAACGGCTGATGAGCGGCGAAGGCGTTGCCCTCGGGGGGCTTGATGCCAGCGCCGCACGGCTTGGGGCTGCCGGCAAGTCGCCGCTTTATGTCGCGATTGGCGGGCAGGCGGTGGCGGCGCTCGCCGTTTCGGACCCGCTGAAGCCGACCACCCGGGCGGCCATCGCCGCGCTGCACGAACAGGGGCGCCGGGTCGCCATGATCACCGGCGACAATCGCGCCACCGCCGAGGCCATCGCCGCAGAGGTCGGCATCGACCACGTGGTCGCCGAGGTGCTGCCCGAGGGCAAGGTCGCCGCGCTCGATTCCCTGCGCGGGGGCGGACGCCGCGTCGCCTTTGTCGGTGACGGGATCAACGACGCGCCGGCGCTGGCCCATGCCGATATCGGGCTGGCCATCGGCACCGGCACCGACGTGGCGATCGAGGCCGCGGATGTGGTGCTGATGTCCGGTGATCTGCGCGGGGTGGTCAATGCCTTTGACATCTCGGCGCGCACCATGCGCAATATCCGCCAGAACCTGTTCTGGGCCTTTGCCTACAACACGGCGCTGATCCCGGTCGCGGCCGGGGTGCTTTATCCGGTCGCGGGGTTGATGCTTTCGCCGGTGCTGGCCGCGGGGGCGATGGCGCTTTCGAGCGTCTTCGTGCTTGGAAATGCCCTGCGCCTGCGCCGCGTTGCCGCGCCGCTGCCCGAACAGGGCAGTGGTGGCGGCGGGCATCCGGTCCCGCAACCGGCCCCGGCGGAATGA
- the purH gene encoding bifunctional phosphoribosylaminoimidazolecarboxamide formyltransferase/IMP cyclohydrolase yields MTDQTPIRRALLSVSDKTGLVDLGRALATQGVELLSTGGTAKALRDAGLLVRDVADVTGFPEMMDGRVKTLHPAIHGGLLALRDDPGHRAAMEGHGIAAIDLLVVNLYPFEETVAKGADFATCVENIDIGGPAMIRAAAKNHAHVSVVVDVADYAPLLAEMEAMGGATSPGFRRQLAQTAFARTAAYDAAVSNWMAGAADVATPRRRAFAGTLAQPLRYGENPHQAAAFYRDGSTRPGVASAMQIQGKELSYNNINDTDAAFELVSEFAADDAAACAIIKHANPCGVARGQTLAEAFGRAFDCDRTSAFGGIIALNRALDGETARAITEIFTEVVIAPGADEEARAIFAAKKNLRLLVTDALADPAAGGLAWRQVGGGFLVQERDNGRITPADLRVVTRRQPEADELADMLFAWRVAKHVKSNAIVYVKDGATVGIGAGQMSRVDSTRIAARKAQDMAGVLGLDAVPTQGSVVASDAFFPFADGLITAAEAGARAVIQPGGSMRDDEVIAAADAAGLAMVFTGMRHFRH; encoded by the coding sequence ATGACCGACCAGACCCCGATCCGCCGTGCATTGCTTTCCGTTTCGGACAAGACCGGGCTTGTCGATCTTGGCCGCGCGCTCGCGACGCAGGGGGTGGAGCTGCTTTCGACCGGAGGCACGGCGAAGGCGCTGCGCGATGCGGGGCTTTTGGTGCGCGACGTCGCCGATGTGACCGGCTTTCCCGAGATGATGGACGGGCGGGTCAAGACGCTGCACCCGGCGATCCACGGCGGGCTTCTGGCGCTGCGCGACGATCCAGGCCACCGCGCCGCCATGGAGGGGCACGGGATCGCGGCGATCGACCTCTTGGTGGTGAACCTTTACCCGTTCGAGGAAACCGTGGCGAAGGGCGCGGATTTCGCCACCTGCGTCGAGAACATCGACATCGGCGGTCCGGCCATGATCCGGGCGGCGGCAAAGAACCACGCCCATGTGAGCGTGGTGGTCGATGTCGCGGATTATGCCCCGCTTCTGGCCGAGATGGAGGCCATGGGCGGCGCGACGAGCCCCGGATTTCGCCGGCAACTTGCGCAGACGGCCTTTGCGCGCACCGCAGCCTATGATGCGGCGGTCAGCAACTGGATGGCGGGGGCCGCCGATGTCGCCACCCCGCGCCGGCGCGCCTTTGCGGGCACCCTCGCCCAGCCGCTGCGCTATGGCGAGAACCCGCATCAGGCGGCGGCCTTCTATCGCGACGGCAGCACCCGCCCCGGCGTGGCGAGCGCGATGCAGATCCAGGGCAAGGAACTGTCCTACAACAACATCAACGACACCGATGCGGCGTTCGAACTCGTGAGCGAATTCGCCGCCGATGACGCGGCGGCCTGCGCGATCATCAAACATGCGAACCCCTGCGGCGTCGCGCGGGGGCAGACGCTGGCCGAGGCCTTCGGCCGGGCCTTCGACTGCGACCGCACCAGCGCCTTCGGCGGCATCATCGCGCTCAATCGCGCGCTCGACGGGGAAACCGCCCGCGCAATCACCGAGATTTTTACCGAGGTGGTGATCGCCCCCGGTGCCGACGAGGAGGCCCGCGCCATTTTTGCCGCAAAGAAGAACCTGCGCCTGCTCGTGACCGATGCGCTGGCCGATCCGGCCGCGGGCGGGCTGGCCTGGCGGCAGGTCGGCGGCGGTTTCCTCGTGCAGGAGCGCGACAACGGCCGCATCACGCCCGCGGATCTGCGGGTCGTGACCCGGCGCCAGCCCGAAGCGGATGAACTGGCGGACATGCTTTTTGCCTGGCGGGTCGCGAAACACGTGAAATCGAACGCCATCGTTTATGTAAAGGATGGCGCGACGGTCGGCATCGGCGCCGGTCAGATGAGCCGGGTCGATTCGACCCGCATCGCCGCGCGCAAGGCGCAGGACATGGCCGGGGTGCTCGGGCTCGACGCCGTGCCGACGCAAGGGTCGGTGGTGGCCTCGGATGCGTTCTTTCCCTTTGCCGACGGGCTGATCACCGCGGCCGAGGCGGGGGCGCGGGCGGTGATCCAGCCCGGCGGGTCGATGCGCGACGACGAGGTGATCGCCGCGGCGGATGCGGCGGGGCTTGCCATGGTGTTCACCGGCATGCGCCATTTCCGGCACTGA
- a CDS encoding ArsR/SmtB family transcription factor yields MKLDPDTMQNAADDACELLKALSNRHRLLILCHLIEGEKSVGQLVEFLGIRDSTVSQHLALLRKDRLIAGRREGQMVWYHIESEAARRVVEVLYAMFCPPERSSGAAAGPGSTEPGPRTR; encoded by the coding sequence ATGAAGCTTGATCCCGACACCATGCAGAACGCCGCAGACGATGCCTGCGAACTCCTGAAGGCGCTGTCCAACCGCCATCGGCTGCTGATCCTGTGCCACCTGATCGAGGGCGAAAAATCCGTCGGGCAACTGGTCGAATTTCTGGGGATCCGCGATTCGACCGTGTCGCAGCATCTTGCGCTCCTGCGCAAGGACCGGCTGATCGCCGGGCGGCGCGAGGGCCAGATGGTCTGGTACCATATCGAAAGCGAGGCGGCGCGACGGGTGGTCGAGGTGCTTTACGCCATGTTCTGCCCGCCGGAGCGCAGCAGCGGGGCCGCCGCCGGACCCGGCTCAACCGAACCCGGACCCCGGACGCGGTAA
- a CDS encoding M16 family metallopeptidase, with translation MRQLAAMFCLILFALPARAEVDVKEVTSPGGITAWLVEEHSLPFTALELRFRGGTSLDPGGRRGAVYLMTGLLEEGAGDMDARAFARALEAAGASIGFDSGDDMVSISTRFLSENRNDAMALLRTALHEPRFDEAAIDRVRAQVLSGLASERKDPNAIAGRTFAELTFDGHPYGSNRKGTAESVRALTRDDMIAAHGAVFARDRLYVGAVGDIDAQELGELLDDLLGDLPEQGARLPPPAEVAGDGGTVVVDYDTPQSVAVFGQEGLERDDPDFYAAYVLNQILGGGSFESRLMQELRVKRGLTYGVYTYLAPKDLAALYMGGVASANDRIAEAVEMIRQEWADMAENGVSETELARAKTYLTGAYPLRFDGNGQIARILVGMQMDDLPIDYIATRNDRINAVTLDEANRVARELLRPGQLRFVVVGQPEGLDEAPRVGMPE, from the coding sequence ATGAGACAGCTTGCCGCCATGTTCTGCCTGATCCTTTTCGCGCTGCCCGCCCGGGCCGAGGTCGATGTGAAGGAAGTCACCTCTCCGGGTGGCATCACCGCCTGGCTGGTCGAGGAACATTCGCTGCCCTTCACCGCGCTCGAGCTGCGGTTTCGCGGCGGCACATCGCTTGATCCGGGGGGCAGGCGCGGCGCCGTCTATCTGATGACCGGGCTGCTCGAGGAAGGGGCAGGCGACATGGATGCGCGCGCCTTCGCCCGGGCGCTCGAGGCGGCGGGCGCGAGCATCGGCTTTGATTCCGGCGACGACATGGTTTCGATCTCGACCCGGTTCCTGAGCGAGAACCGCAACGACGCCATGGCGCTGCTGCGCACCGCCCTGCACGAGCCGCGCTTTGATGAGGCCGCCATCGACCGGGTGCGGGCGCAGGTGCTGTCCGGGCTCGCGTCGGAGCGGAAGGATCCGAATGCGATCGCCGGGCGCACCTTTGCCGAACTGACCTTTGACGGGCATCCCTATGGATCGAACCGCAAGGGCACGGCAGAGTCGGTGAGAGCCTTGACGCGCGACGACATGATCGCGGCGCACGGCGCGGTCTTTGCCCGCGACCGCCTTTACGTGGGCGCGGTCGGCGACATCGACGCGCAGGAACTGGGCGAACTGCTTGACGATCTGCTTGGCGATCTGCCGGAACAGGGCGCGCGGCTGCCCCCGCCCGCCGAGGTTGCCGGCGACGGCGGCACCGTCGTGGTCGATTACGACACGCCGCAATCGGTTGCCGTATTCGGCCAGGAGGGGCTGGAGCGGGACGATCCCGATTTCTATGCGGCCTATGTGCTTAATCAGATTCTCGGGGGCGGATCGTTCGAAAGCCGCCTCATGCAGGAACTGCGCGTGAAACGGGGCCTGACCTACGGAGTCTATACCTATCTTGCGCCCAAGGATCTGGCGGCGCTTTACATGGGCGGGGTGGCCTCGGCCAATGACCGGATCGCCGAAGCCGTTGAAATGATCAGACAGGAATGGGCGGACATGGCGGAAAACGGCGTCAGCGAAACGGAACTCGCCCGCGCCAAGACCTACCTGACCGGCGCCTATCCGCTGCGGTTCGACGGCAACGGGCAGATCGCGCGCATCCTGGTCGGGATGCAGATGGATGACCTGCCGATCGACTATATCGCCACCCGGAACGACCGCATCAACGCCGTGACGCTGGATGAGGCGAACCGCGTCGCGCGCGAGCTTCTGCGCCCGGGCCAACTGCGGTTCGTGGTGGTCGGGCAGCCCGAGGGGCTGGACGAGGCGCCCCGCGTGGGCATGCCGGAGTAG